The genome window CGTATTATCAAGTAGTAAAACTCGTTTTGAAGGGAAAAGGAAGCCTGATAAGAGGAACAATCAGATAATTTCATCTCCTCAGATGTGTATATAAAGCTGTAGCTGCCTCCTTGCACCCTGCAGATCCACTGCTACCCCCTGTCAGAGCCATGGCTTTCTGCAAACTCTTCTCTGTGCTGGTTCTGATCCACAACACTGGAGGtaagagagacacacaccatTGTGTTTGCGATACTAAATCATATTTATGATGGTGGTAGTTGCTTGACGTTTAggtttatatttatactttgtCTTAAACAAACGCATCACTAAGGTGAACttttatctattatttttattatttctaatacACTTATTTGCTGGATCAGTGATAAGAAGACTGATACCACTGCAGAATGTAAcggttttgatgtttttatttttaataacctGGATTAACTttcattattgtcattttaGGTTTGCTTGGAGGGCAGGATGCTCCAAAGGGCCGGTGGCCATGGATGATCCACCTCAACATCACCTCTGATGGAGTCAACAGGTGGCGCTGTGGGGGCACCATCCTTGACAATCAGTGGGTGCTAACTGCAGCACACTGCTTTGACGAGTAAGTGTGACAGTTTTCAGAATTCCTATTTTCATGCTAATCTATCACACTTTACAACACGTAGTGAGTGTTGCTGTAATGCTGTTTCAACACACTTAGATAAAGCAGTGACTCTGTGTTATTAATATCTTAAACCAATATGGTTGGATGCTTAAAATGAACATACAATAACGTTGAATCTGGGGAAAATGTCTGGCTCTTTAGTGGTTATACACTCCACCATGTTCACCAGAGGACTTTGTTTGCTGATTGGTGTTATTAACCAGCTAAACTGAGAACTGAGAGATCTCTGCACATTACACCATATTCTGCTGCCCAGCATAGACTTAGAATATTAATTCAGtcataaatgcacaaaaactaatgtgtgtgtgtttctgtgtttgttgccaGCAACCTTAAGCCTAACTTGCGTCGATCAATGGTTTGGGCCGGCTCACATGAGCTGCAAAAGGGATTTCACCAATATATGGGTATACGTACTGTCGTGATGCACAGTCAGTATGGAAAACAGGGCAACAGGTATATCAATGACATCGCCCTGGTCAAGCTGACGAAACCTCTGAAACTCTCAGATAACATTAAGGCACTGAAACTGCCCAGCAACAGCGACAACTTCAGCCCTTCGTCTGAGTGCTGGATCACTGGCTGGGGGAACACTGACAATGATGGTGAGTTTTATATCACGAGGCTCTGCAAATCTGTGTGACATTGTTATTAAATGGGATTGAATGGACCATATGTGAAGCAGAGACAAATCTTTACCATTATAAAGAGCTGTTTATATATGTTTGGAGTTAATAGTAGTTTGTTATTTAGCATaaacatgtatatgtgtatacatgtatatgtttgTGAATTCTGCTATAAACTTTCTAGACACAGGAGGGCACTGaagggttttattttttcatacaGTGAATTAGCCATAAGTCCAGCTCTGAGCTGAGTTGGTTCATCAACACaattctctttccactcaccccaaccggtcgaggcagttgaccgcccactctgagcctggttttgctggaggtttcttcttctaaagggagtttttacTCTCTGCTGTCACCTGGCATTTGCTCAAATTGGATTGTTggcttttctatataattctgtatacaattatactgtgtaaggtcttaaaccttgcacttTGACGTGCATTAAGATTActtatgttgtgatttgacactaTAGAAATAAACTTGAATGGAAtacttcctttgtggtgtcctgccatataTCCAATATTGCTATATACAATAACacttatgtatttgtgtgtccaTGCAGTACCACTGCGAGCTCCAGAACCCCTTCAGGAGCTCAAGATCAACATTGTCTCTCAGGCAGAGTGTCAGAGGCATTATCCCGGTCTGACCTCTGACATGCTGTGTGCAGGAGGTTATGGAAGGGGTGCAGGCAAAGTGAGTTGGACTATTTAAGTCAGTGGAACTGTGACTTGAATTATTTCAGAATACGATGGCGACTGGATGCTGGGTGTAAAATGTAACATGGACGGACCATTGTGTGGTACAGTTTTTGGGTTTTTCTCCCCCTGTTGTGATTGAATGAGACGTAGTTGTAATATCTTTAAAATTGACTTATGCTTCCCATGTGTAAAGTCAACAAGTCAAATATGCAAGAAAGACTGCAAAGTGTCCAGTTgaacacactgactgtgtgtgaatgtgcttgTTGTGCTCCATAGGGGGATTATGGCGGCCCCCTGGTGTGTCGTACAGACAAGGACTTCGTACAAGTTGGCATCATTAGTTATGGGAGCGCTGATGACTGCGGTTTGCAATGCCAGCCTGATGTCTACACCCGGGTGTCCACATATCTGCATTTCATCTATGACTATATCCATGATGGCAACAGCCAAAGGTTTTAATCAAGCAAAACCTTTTAAAGTTTTGGAGGTCTAAGAAGTTATTTCTAACTACTgactttctctttgtttttcttcagtggCTCGACCAGCTCACGGAGTGATACGTTGCAATATTGTGCTTTAGAAACGGAACGTCTGGGGTAGGCTGGTCTCGTCTAAGTAGGTAGACTGTAATTTTTAATATAGCACAATGTATTAGTAAATGCTTATGTTaagattaataattaattaattatttaataatgaattttttattaattatcatACAACACAAAGCTTTAGGAACTCATCACCCATTGTAATTTGTGGTTTCTGACTTAATATCATAGGTTGATGGTTAAGTTATGTGTTGCTAATTTATTCACAGCTctataatttttctttttatatctatatattagTCTGTCATTAGCTGTAAACCTCAAGCTATTTACTGGGGAGTTTGCTTTATTGGAATTCACCCTCTCATATTGCTTAGAACCAAAAAAGATAACATCTGCATATTGTTATTATGAAGCCAAATTAGCAATGatcctttttttataaatcttttaaTGCTGATATATGGAAAAGTGTCTTTTAAAATAAGTAATgtgacaatataaaaacaaatatgggACTGTATGACTGACAACTTTGATTAACAGGAGAAGCAGAGCAAACCTACAATAATGTTTTGTGAAATCCTGTTAATGTGCTTTGTTAGACACGGCCACAATGTTCTGTCTCTCTTATCTTGGATCtatgttgtcttttgtttgaaATATCTCTAAATAGAGTTGAAGGTTTTGCCGAGCTTGCTGCTACATGGAACAAGCATCATGTTGGAAAGGCCAAATGGAGTCTGTATGGAATTAGTGGAATGTACGTTTGAATTCATACAAAGCCACTGTCAAATAAATTATAACTAAATGTCGTTGAATGTGCATAAAATGTTAAAGgtattaattattgttattatgaatTAATATATCTAACCAATGAAATGTAATACTGTAGGTAGCATGTTTAAGTGATGAAACAAGTAACATATTGTAGAAGATGTGACATATGTAGGATTTATTTGTAACCCAGAATTTAAAGGAACAGCGTCCATAAAAATCTTTACTTCCCTTCGAAGTTTtcgttttttatgttttacagcattGCATGGTCCATTTtgacacaacagaaaaaactcTCATGTTAAAGAGAAAACTGATCTCTACTCAGTACTCTACacaatattgataataataaatcaaacatcagGGTTCAGAGTCTTGTCCAGgtacactttgacatgtggcgctatacaaataaaattgaattgaatcgcCACCACCAACCCTGGAGTTTGTAAACAAATGTACTATTGACTGAACCACAGTCACCCCCagcataaaacagaaaatgatggaTTTTATAAGTATTCACCTCCTTTAATTCAGTATGGAAGCACAGTTCCTGTGCTGCGCCTGTGAGCCTGTGTTCTCAATCTAGTTAGATCTGTCGCAGACTGTGTCACATTTTCCTCCAGGATTTCATTATCATGTAGTTTGCAGCAATCATTTCACCCACTACTTTCACAAGACAGGTCCTGCTTtagagaagcatccccacagcatgataACTTCAGACTCTCCTACATGTCGTCTGACACACTCCAGCTGAGACTTGTGTTGCTGTATTTATACTATAACTGCTGAAACACTTAACTTAATTATTGATACAAATGATTATTAAATTAGCTGCACCATTTTAGGTTCGTTATTTTAAAGGTGGTAAATACTTCAACACTAATGCGTTAGctattttttataaatgcattttactttgtatagattttttattacaataaaagtCAAACTGAATCGACCtaattgaaaattaaaagatgaaaacattacaGGGGGTGACTTAACAGACTCTGTAACAGGGattttgtgtttgagtttgcaTTAACATACTATCTCTTTCAGAAtcactttttaataaaatgacaacTAACTGCACACAGTCCACCTTTGGCTGGATTAGTATCAGAATACCCAGCACCACTAACGCTGATTAATTACAGGGGCCTCAACAAAGAGGCCACACAGCCAGCGTGAGGGACAACAGCTATTCACCTTTGGCCACTAAGGTGGCAGGTTTTCTAGTAGCTGGAGCCATTAGTGGATACAGGTGCACAGAGAGTACAACAATAGAGGTCGGAGGGCAGTCACATCAAATTTTGATCCAGAGGCCTTTGTATTGGTTAGTATTACTAATGCTGATGTGATCACTAAATGTTTGATATTGTGTGCCTGTCAGAAATAGATTCGTTTTTGGGCTGACTTGACATAAAGCAAACAAGATTTTAAACAAGTAAACCAGTAACAACCCTCGACTCTGACAGAACAGTGCAGCAGGAGATCACGACAACTGCAAAGAAGTAAAAAGAGTTTTTAGTTCCCAGCCAACCTGCTGTGGTTATTTAGAGACAGCAAATACTGATGGCTGTTTTTTGAACAGACTGCTACGTGTAATATAAGACGCCCGatatgctgctgatgttcaaGCTGATTGCTAGGAGCACTTGACTTCCTTCAGAATCTACACTTCATGCTGATAAAATGTGTTACTGGTGCTTATTTGtctaatttataaaaaataaaaagataacaGTCAATAAGATAAACAAAGAGGAAGCAGAACATGATGAGAACCAGTCAGACATTTCTACAGGACATGGAACTAAGGCTGaaactatttatatttaacttgcCAGACAGCAGTTGTTGATTTGGTAAGTTTTATTGCAGGTGTTATATCTGTCATACCGAAATTAAGAAACTTTATGAACTGCAGGTGAccataaattaaatacaataataatattgcaTAATAATATATAGCAAAAATAGGACGCGCATTATCAAGTAGTAAAACTCGTGCAAAGTAAAAATATCTTAAATTTTATATCAGAGCGttttgaaaacaaaaggaagccTGATAAGAGGAACAATCAGATAATTTCATCTCCTCAGATGTGTATTTAAAGCTGTAGCTGCTTCCTTTCACCCTGCAGATCCACTGCTACCACCTGTCAGAGCCATGGCTTTCTGCAAACTCTTCTCTGTGCTGGTTCTGATCCACAACACTGGaggtgagagagacacacaccatTGTGTTTGTGAAACTAAATCATATTTATGATGGTGGTAGTTGCTTGACGTTTAGGTCTATACTTATACTTTGTCTTAAACAAACGCATCACTAAGGTGAACttttatctattatttttattatttctaatacACTTATTTGCTGGATCAGTTAAAAGAAGACTGATACCACTGCAGACTGTAAcggttttgatgtttttatttttaataacctGGATTAACTTTCATTATTGTCCTTTTAGATTTGCTTGGAGCTGAGGTGAGGAGTGGCATCTTTGGAGGGCAGGATGCTCCAAAGGGCCGGTGGCCATGGATGATCCACCTCAACATCACCTCTGATGGAGTCAACAGGTGGCGCTGTGGGGGCACCATCCTTGACAATCAGTGGGTGCTAACTGCAGCACACTGCTTTGATAAGTAAGTGTGACAGTTTTCCGAATTCCTATTTTCATGCTAATCTATCACACTTTACAACACGGAGTGAGTGTTGCTGTAATGCTGTTTCAACATGCTTAGATAAAGCAGTGACTCTGTGTTATTAATATCTTAAACCAATATGGTTGGATGCTTAAAATGAACATACAATAACGTTGAATCTGGGGAAAATGTCTGGCTCTTTAGTGGTTATACACTCCACCATGTTCACCAGCGGACTTTGTTTGCTGATTGGTGTTATTAACCAGCTAAACTGAGAACTGAGAGATCTCTGCACATTACACCATATTTTGCTGCCCAGCATAGagcacacagtgttttatctgtgtcATGCACAGAATGTATTcaatcaaactgtaaaacaagacTATAACATGTCCCACCCCAACTGTTGTGACTTAGAATATTAATTCAGTCAAATGCACAAAAactaatgtgtgtatgtgtgtgtgtgtttgttgccaGCAACCTTAACCCTAACTTGCGTCGATCAATAGTTTGGGCCGGCTCACATGAGCTGCAAAGAGGAGCTGCCCGATATATGGGTATATATGCTGTCTTGAAGCACAGTGAGTATCGAAACCTGGGCAACAGGTATATCAATGACATCGCCCTGGTCAGACTGATGAAACCTCTGAAACTCTCAAATAACGTTAAGGCAGTGAAACTGCCCAGCAACAGCGACAACTTCAGCCCTTCGTCTGAGTGCTGGATCACTGGCTGGGGGAACACTGACAATGATGGTGAGTTTTATATCACAGGGCTCTGCAAATCTGTGTGACATTGTTATTAAATGGGATTGAATGGACCATATGTGAAGCAGAGACAAATCTTTACCATTATAAAGAGCTGTTTATATATGTTTGGAGTTAATAGTAGTTTGTTATTTAGCATAAACATGTATATTGGTCTACATGTATATGTTTGTGAATTCTGCTATAAACTTTCTAGACACAGGAGGGCACTGaagggttttcttttttcatacaGTGAATTAGCCATAAGTCCAGCTCTGAGCTGAGTTGGTTCATCTGTATGTAGAATTGATCTTGTACTTGAGGGTTGTTCCTGTACTGTACAAAAACTGTCGTCGTTTTTTTgtacctgctgttcttttctctcttctctttccactcaccccaaccggtcgaggcagttgaccgcccactctgagcctggttttgctggaggtttcttcctctaaagggagtttttacTCTCTGCTGTCACCTGGCGTTTGCTCAAATTGGATTGTTggcttttctatataattctgtatacaattatactgtgtaaggtcttaaaccttgcacttTAACGTGCattgagattacttctgttgtgatttgacactatacaaataaaattgaatggaatacttcctttgtggtgtcctgccatataTCCAATATTGCTATATACAATAacacttgtgtatttgtgtgtccaTGCAGTACCACTGCGAGATCCAGAACCCCTTCAGGAGCTCCAGATCAACATTGTCTCTCAGGCAGAGTGTCAGAGGCATTATCCCGGTCTGACCTCTGACAATCTGTGTGCAGGAGGTTATGGAAGGGGTGCAGGCAAAGTGAGTTGGACTATTTAAGTCAGTGGAACTGTGACTTGAATTATTTCAGAATACGATGGCGACTGGATGCTGGGTGTAAAATGTAACATGGACGGACCATTGTGTGGTACAGTTTTTGGGTTTTTCTCCCCCTGTTGTGATTGAATGAGACGTAGTTGTAATATCTTTAAAATTGACTTATGCTTCCCATGTGTAAAGTCAACAAGTCAAATATGCAAGAAAGACTGCAAAGTGTCCAGTTgaacacactgactgtgtgtgaatgtgcttgACGGCTCCATAGGGGGATTATGGCGGCCCCCTGGTGTGTCGTACAGACAAGGACTTCGTACAAGTTGGCATCATTAGTTATGGGAGCGCTGATGACTGCGGTTTGCAATGCCAGCCTGATGTCTACACCCGGGTGTCCACATATCTGCATTTCATCTATGACTATATCCATGATGGCAACAGCCAAAGGTTTTAATTAAGCAAAACCTTTTAAAGTTTTGGAGGTCTAAGAAGTTATTTCTAACTActgactttctcttttttttcttcagtggcTCGACCAGCTCACGGAGTGATACGTTGCAATATTGTGCTTTAGAAACGGAACGTCTGGGGTAGGCTGGTCTCGTCTAAGTAGGTAGACTGTAATTTTTAATATAGCACAATGTATTAGTAAATGCTTATGTtaagattaataaataattaattatttaataatgcattttttattaattatcatACAACACAAAGCTTTAGGAACTCATCACCCATTGTAATTTGTGGTTTCTGACTTAATATCATAGGTTGATGGTTAAGTTATGTGTTGCTAATTTATTCACAGCTctataatttttctttttatatctatatattagTCTGTCATTAGCTGTAAACCTCAAGCTATTTACTGGGGAGTTTGCTTTATTGGAATTCACCCTCTCATATTGCTTAGAACCAAAAAAGATAACATCTGCATATTGTTATTATGAAGCCAAATTAGCAATGatcctttttttataaatcttttaaTGCTGATATATGGAGAAGTGTCTTTTAAAATAAGTAATgtgacaatataaaaacaaatatgggACTGTATGACTGACAACTTTGATTAACAGGAGAAGCAGAGCAAACCTACAATAATGTTTTGTGAAATCCTGTTAATGTGCTTTGTTAGACACGGCCACAATGTTCTGTCTCTCTTATCTTCTGTGTCTCTATGTTGccttttatttgaaatatctCTAAATAAAGTTGAAGGTTTTTGCAGAGCTTGCTGTTACATGGAACAAGCATCATGTTGGAAAGGCCAAATGGAGTCTGTATGGAATTAGTGGAATGTACGTTTGAATTCATACAAAGCCACTGTCAAATAAATTATAACTTAATGTTGTTGAATGTGCGTAAAATGTTAAAGgtattaattattgttattattaattaatatatctAACCAATGAAATGTAATACTGTAGGTAGCATGTTTAAGTGATGAAACAAGTAACATATTGTAGAAGAAGTGACATATGTAGGATTTATTTGTAACCCAGAATTTAAAGGAACAGCGTCCATAAAAATCTTTACTTCCCTTCGAAGTTTTCGTTTTTTACGTTTTACAGCATCCATGGTCCATTTtgacacaacagaaaaaactcTCATGTTAAAGAGAAAACTGATCTCTACTCAGTACTCTACacaatattgataataataaatcaaacatcagGGTTCAGAGTCTTGTCCTGGTACACTTTGACATGTGCCAGGAATCGCCACCACCAACCCTGGAGTTTGTAAACAAATGTACTATCAACTGAACCACAGTCACCCCCagcataaaacagaaaatgatggatttacatacaacatacaataaCGTTGAATCTGAGGAAAATGTCTGGCTCTTTAGTGGTTATACACTCCACCATGTTCACCAGCGGACTTTGTTTGCTGATTGGTGTTATTAACCAGCTAAACTGAGAACTGAGAGATCTCGGCACATTACACCATATTCTGCTGCCCAGCATAGagcacacagtgttttatctgtgtcATGCACAGAATGTATTcagtcaaactgtaaaacaagacTATAACATGTCCCACCCCAACTGTTGTGACTTAGAATATTAATTCAGTCATAATGCACAAaaaactaatgtgtgtgtgtgggtttgtttcCAGGAACCGTAAGCCTGACTACCGTCGATCAATGGTTTGGGCCGGCTCACATGAGCTGCAAAAGGGATTTCACCAATTTAAGGGTATATATACTGTCGTGATGCACAGTCAGTATGGAAAACAGGGCAACAGGTATGTCAATGACATCGCCCTGGTCCAGCTGACGAAACCTCTGAAACTCTCAGATGACGTTAAGGCAGTGAAACTGCCCAGCAACAGCGACATCTTCAGCCCTTTGTCTGAGTGCTGGATCATAGGCTGGGGGAACACTGACAATGATGGTGAGTTTTATATCTATATGCACACGAGGCTCTGCAAATCTGTGTAATATTGTTATTAAATGGGATTGAATGGACCATATATGAAGCAGAGATAAATCTTTACCAATTTAAAgtgctgtaaataataataataataatctaaaaacTCCACTGGACCAAGCAGACCTCCTTCCAGGACTGTAGCCAGGAATACAAGTCTGAGCTGAGTTGCTGAACCACATCACATTATAGATAGAGATATCACCTCCTACACttgtcttgtgtctgtgtgtccatgcaGTTCCACTTAAACCTCCAGAAACCCTTCAGGAGAGGAAGATCAACATTGTTGATTGTAATCCTGGTCTGTCTTCTGACTTGCTGTGTGCAGGGGGCAACAAGGGGGACGCCTGTGAAGTAAGTTTTATTAATAAGGCAGTTGAAATGCAAATTGTAAATTCTTTCATTCTGGATGTGTAACACAGCAATGTGTGGtgacagttttagtttgtttacttCTTGTTCTGTTATAAATCATTTTACTTCCAATGAAGTACTTGTTGTATTggtaattttatttaacaacGCTCCCCCACCATTGAACATAACCTAAATGTCTGGTAACATCCTAACAACTGACCTATGCTCCCAGAGCCACCATAACTATTTGCAAGACAAATGATGTTATTCCATCAttactttgaggtttttatggttgttctcaatacatttatttgtgttattattttaggctcatcatatttgttaatactcttcactTAAATGAATACCAGATAACGTTTAatggcaaattaatgcagaaaaccacaaaattacCAAAGGTTTGtgtacattttcttgccactgtatgtgtgtgtttgtcgtgCTCCACAGGGGGATTATGGCGGCCCGCTGGTGTGTCTTAAAGCTGGTGCCTACATGCAAGTTGGCATTATGAGTTACGGGAGCCCTGAAGACTGTGGTGGGCCAGGCCGATTGGGAGTCTACACCCAGGTGTCCAAGTATGAGCACTTCATCAATGGCTACATCCATCATGGCAGTGAAGCCTCAGATGACGTCTAAACTAAGACAAGAAACTTCCCCATCTGCTCACCTGATAACACACTGTTATAACTTCTTTCCTGTATTGTACTCTATTGTACTCCATGCAGTTCTTAACGCTGGTTCACATCTACTCTGGCTTGATGAACTAAACCCTTTGcattaaagctttaaagcaTTCATTtgagtgtctttgttttgttgaataattaatgttggcaaactacacacagaacacactcCAGTCCCAAATATTTATTACTCAGTTTGTATACACTTGAAATTTACCTGAAGCTCTCGtaccttttttaaatgcagcaatattgttattatgatataaatgaataaaacaatattcCAATTACAGATTTAGGAACAGAATGATTGGGTGGGAATGGTGGGGCCAACCCCATCATTCCTCGCGTTGTTGTGGCAATTTTTTCCTGCAATGAGGTTTTGAGGAGATATTGGTAGGCAGCCTCAGGGCAGATAGATATTAATTCAATTATTCACAAAACAGAGAACCAAAtcaagagagaagcagaggtcAGAGAATAGAAACACAGTCAGAGAGGAGGACCAGAGGCCGGCACGAGAGATCTCAGTTCCAAAACAGGTCGACTGGGTTCAGGCAGGGGCTGTTTTAATAGGGAGAGGTACAGACCCGgtatcattaaaacataaactgtATATTATCTTTGATTTTTATATAGTTTAATTAGGATTTATCAGGTTACAAGAAATTTGACTTTACATAGTGAAAAACTCTTCACATGTAGGTGGCTGTGGACCAGTTGGTTGAGCTGAGGTTGATGTTGACTTCCAGTTCCTCCTTGACATTATAACTGTGTACGAATGCACTACTTAACagcaaatacaacattaaaCTACCGAATGTAACTAATAATCTAACAAAATAACCTGAGTTTTTAATTTGGTAGagtttttataaagcttatagttagagatggatcaggtgactctgaaccatctcttagttatgctgatatagcttagtctgctggggaactctattgataaactgagctcctctcctctctcctttctcctctatccattcaaatgccaccattgcatgtcattaactttgtgtcttctctctcctgtagttgtgtttcctcctctctgtctccttctctctctgtacttttctgcaggtatcctcggtCTGTAGCAGTACAGtagttgacctgcccaatgttcttgctgcttgttgttgttgttgtgcctgctgttcttttctcttttctctttccactcaccccaatcGGTCGAGGCAGTTGACCGCCCACTCTGAGTAtggttctgctagaggtttcttcctctaaagggagtttttcctctccactgttgcctaaagctttcTCAAATGGGTTTGGTTGggttttctatttcattttttgtataatttattccctgtaaggtcttaaaccttccactgtaaagtgccttgaggtaACTTcagttgtgaattggcgctatacaaataaaactgaattgaattgaattgaattgaattgaattgaattgcagGTCTTATATCTGCTATACAGTAATTAAGAAACTTTATGAGATGCAGATTaccataaattaaataaacaataataatattgttcTTGTTCTATTATAGGTCATAACAGGTGAGAAAGGTTTAACACTTTGTTATGTTCTTAAAATTCATACCAGTaactttacaataataaatgtgtggtCTTTCCTTCATTCAAGTACGAAAACTTTGTGATAAATGTAAGTTTCCTCTAAGGTTGTGCAGCAAAAATAGGACACGTATTATCAAGTAGTAAAACTTGTGCAAAGTAAAAATatcttacattttacatcagAGAGTTTTGAAGGGAAAAGGAAGCCTGAT of Anabas testudineus chromosome 8, fAnaTes1.2, whole genome shotgun sequence contains these proteins:
- the LOC113161318 gene encoding tryptase gamma-like; translation: MNRKPDYRRSMVWAGSHELQKGFHQFKGIYTVVMHSQYGKQGNRYVNDIALVQLTKPLKLSDDVKAVKLPSNSDIFSPLSECWIIGWGNTDNDVPLKPPETLQERKINIVDCNPGLSSDLLCAGGNKGDACEGDYGGPLVCLKAGAYMQVGIMSYGSPEDCGGPGRLGVYTQVSKYEHFINGYIHHGSEASDDV
- the LOC113161284 gene encoding tryptase-2-like isoform X2, coding for MSENRNTGGPEAGTRDLSSKTGRLGSSGAVLIERDPLLPPVRAMAFCKLFSVLVLIHNTGGLLGGQDAPKGRWPWMIHLNITSDGVNRWRCGGTILDNQWVLTAAHCFDDNLKPNLRRSMVWAGSHELQKGFHQYMGIRTVVMHSQYGKQGNRYINDIALVKLTKPLKLSDNIKALKLPSNSDNFSPSSECWITGWGNTDNDVPLRAPEPLQELKINIVSQAECQRHYPGLTSDMLCAGGYGRGAGKGDYGGPLVCRTDKDFVQVGIISYGSADDCGLQCQPDVYTRVSTYLHFIYDYIHDGNSQSGSTSSRSDTLQYCALETERLG
- the LOC113161284 gene encoding tryptase-2-like isoform X1, with translation MSENRNTGGPEAGTRDLSSKTGRLGSSGAVLIERDPLLPPVRAMAFCKLFSVLVLIHNTGGLLGGQDAPKGRWPWMIHLNITSDGVNRWRCGGTILDNQWVLTAAHCFDDNLKPNLRRSMVWAGSHELQKGFHQYMGIRTVVMHSQYGKQGNRYINDIALVKLTKPLKLSDNIKALKLPSNSDNFSPSSECWITGWGNTDNDVPLRAPEPLQELKINIVSQAECQRHYPGLTSDMLCAGGYGRGAGKGDYGGPLVCRTDKDFVQVGIISYGSADDCGLQCQPDVYTRVSTYLHFIYDYIHDGNSQSGSTSSRSDTLQYCALETERLGVEGFAELAATWNKHHVGKAKWSLYGISGISTATTCQSHGFLQTLLCAGSDPQHWRFAWS
- the LOC113161284 gene encoding tryptase-2-like isoform X3; its protein translation is MLERPNGVCMELVEYPLLPPVRAMAFCKLFSVLVLIHNTGDLLGAEVRSGIFGGQDAPKGRWPWMIHLNITSDGVNRWRCGGTILDNQWVLTAAHCFDNNLNPNLRRSIVWAGSHELQRGAARYMGIYAVLKHSEYRNLGNRYINDIALVRLMKPLKLSNNVKAVKLPSNSDNFSPSSECWITGWGNTDNDVPLRDPEPLQELQINIVSQAECQRHYPGLTSDNLCAGGYGRGAGKGDYGGPLVCRTDKDFVQVGIISYGSADDCGLQCQPDVYTRVSTYLHFIYDYIHDGNSQSGSTSSRSDTLQYCALETERLG